In one window of Vallitalea okinawensis DNA:
- the serS gene encoding serine--tRNA ligase: MLDIRFVRENPDIVKQNIKNKFQDDKLELVDQVIELDKKRRETQQEADNLRANRKTLSKQIGSLMAQKKKEEAEDVKKLVAENAGRLTELEKLENEIAEQVNEIMMVIPNIIDQSVPIGKDDSENVEVQRYGEPVVPEFEVPYHTDIMKRFNGVDLESAAKVSGNGFYYLMGEIARLHSAVISYARDFMIDRGFTYCIPPYMIRSDVVKGVMSFAEMEAMMYKIEGEDLYLIGTSEHSMIGKYIDTIVQEDSLPHALTSYSPCFRKEKGAHGLEERGVYRIHQFEKQEMVVVCMPEESMTWYDKLWQHTVDLFESMDIPVRTLECCSGDLADLKVKSVDIEAWSPRQKKYFEVGSCSNLGDAQARRLKIRYVGESGKGFAHTLNNTVVAPPRMLIAFLENNLNADGSVNIPVALQPYMGNKSVIEPVK, translated from the coding sequence ATGCTAGATATAAGATTTGTAAGAGAGAATCCTGATATTGTTAAACAAAATATCAAAAACAAGTTTCAGGATGATAAGTTAGAATTAGTAGATCAAGTAATCGAACTCGATAAGAAGAGGAGAGAGACTCAGCAAGAAGCGGACAATTTAAGAGCCAACAGAAAGACCCTTTCTAAGCAGATTGGTTCATTAATGGCACAAAAGAAAAAAGAAGAAGCAGAAGACGTAAAAAAATTAGTAGCTGAGAACGCAGGACGTTTAACAGAGTTAGAAAAACTTGAAAATGAAATAGCAGAGCAAGTTAATGAAATTATGATGGTAATTCCTAACATCATTGATCAAAGTGTACCGATTGGTAAAGATGATAGTGAAAATGTTGAAGTGCAGCGTTATGGAGAGCCTGTTGTCCCAGAGTTTGAGGTACCATACCATACAGACATTATGAAAAGATTTAATGGTGTAGATTTGGAAAGTGCAGCAAAAGTTTCAGGAAATGGTTTTTACTATTTAATGGGAGAGATTGCTAGATTGCATTCAGCCGTAATCTCTTATGCAAGAGATTTTATGATTGATCGTGGTTTTACTTATTGTATTCCACCTTATATGATTCGTAGTGATGTGGTAAAAGGTGTTATGAGTTTTGCAGAAATGGAAGCTATGATGTACAAAATAGAAGGAGAAGACCTCTATTTGATTGGTACTAGTGAACACTCTATGATTGGTAAATATATTGATACGATTGTGCAAGAAGATTCATTACCTCATGCTTTAACAAGCTATTCTCCATGTTTTAGAAAAGAAAAAGGAGCTCACGGTTTAGAAGAAAGAGGGGTTTATCGAATTCACCAATTTGAAAAGCAAGAGATGGTTGTTGTATGTATGCCAGAAGAGAGTATGACGTGGTATGATAAGTTATGGCAACACACTGTAGATTTATTTGAATCAATGGATATTCCAGTGCGGACTTTAGAATGTTGCTCTGGAGATCTTGCAGATTTAAAAGTAAAATCTGTTGATATCGAAGCTTGGTCGCCAAGACAGAAAAAATATTTTGAAGTAGGAAGCTGTTCAAACTTAGGTGATGCACAAGCACGTCGTTTAAAGATTCGTTATGTAGGAGAAAGTGGTAAAGGATTTGCACATACGTTAAACAATACAGTAGTTGCACCTCCTAGAATGCTTATTGCTTTCCTAGAAAATAATTTAAATGCAGATGGTTCCGTAAATATACCTGTTGCTTTACAACCATATATGGGGAACAAAAGCGTTATTGAACCAGTAAAATAG
- a CDS encoding glycoside hydrolase family 2 protein, with protein MITNIPRHEHPNPQFMRQNWMNLNGEWQFEMDFNQSGEEKKLYKKDLKDKITVPFCPESDLSSIGYKDFIPAVWYKKVVHLSGQWTKNRVLLHFGAVDYETKVWVNDHYIGTHRGGYSSFHFDISDALTTGDNTIVVYAKDDLRQYNQPGGKQSQKYYSHGCMYTRTTGIWQTVWLESVPHTFISSTKYYTNIEEGVITLTGTVIGDVSNKRLKCQASYKGKPMDSAIVSLDAQTFNTQLKLSEIHLWEVGKGRLYDLELILVENDKNIDVVNSYFGLRSLKLAGQKFLINNQSIFQRLILDQGFYPDGIYTAPTDEALKADIQYSLDMGFNGARLHEKVFEKRFLYHADQMGYLVWGEYPNWGLELSEDALNIALPEWLEVVERDFNHPSIIGWCPLNETSKEQTNSVVESIYSITKMMDTTRPVIDTSGYVHVATDIYDVHNYEQDPTIFKATYDVLKKGEVPNDFNRDPYLPYDCKIPYFVSEYGGIKWHVDSKDKYTYLIEDGTEWGYGNAPKTEEEFIDRYKGLTDALLDNPHMFAFCYTQLCDVEQEVNGLYTYDRRPKFDPETIKTINSRKAAIED; from the coding sequence ATGATTACAAACATTCCACGTCATGAGCATCCTAATCCTCAATTCATGAGACAAAACTGGATGAATTTAAATGGTGAATGGCAATTTGAAATGGATTTTAACCAATCAGGTGAAGAGAAGAAACTCTATAAAAAAGATTTAAAAGACAAAATTACAGTACCTTTTTGTCCAGAAAGTGATCTATCAAGTATTGGTTATAAAGATTTTATCCCTGCTGTATGGTATAAAAAGGTGGTACATCTTTCAGGACAGTGGACAAAGAATAGAGTACTTTTGCATTTTGGCGCTGTAGATTACGAAACAAAGGTATGGGTAAATGATCACTATATTGGTACCCATCGTGGAGGATATAGTTCATTCCATTTTGATATATCAGATGCATTAACGACTGGTGATAATACAATTGTTGTTTATGCTAAAGATGATTTACGTCAGTACAACCAGCCAGGTGGAAAACAATCTCAGAAGTACTATTCTCACGGTTGTATGTATACACGAACGACAGGGATCTGGCAAACTGTTTGGTTAGAATCAGTACCTCACACTTTTATTAGTAGTACCAAATACTATACTAATATAGAAGAAGGAGTCATCACTCTTACCGGTACAGTTATTGGAGATGTCTCTAACAAACGTCTTAAATGCCAGGCATCATATAAAGGTAAACCAATGGATTCAGCTATTGTGTCACTTGATGCTCAGACTTTTAATACTCAGTTAAAATTATCAGAAATTCATCTATGGGAAGTAGGTAAAGGTCGTCTTTATGATTTAGAGCTTATCTTGGTAGAGAATGACAAGAATATTGACGTGGTTAACAGCTACTTTGGTCTACGCAGCCTTAAATTAGCAGGCCAAAAGTTTCTGATTAATAATCAATCTATCTTTCAAAGGCTCATACTTGATCAAGGTTTTTATCCTGATGGTATTTATACTGCTCCAACTGACGAAGCTTTAAAAGCTGACATTCAATATTCCTTAGATATGGGCTTTAATGGTGCAAGACTTCATGAGAAAGTCTTTGAGAAACGTTTCCTCTATCATGCTGACCAGATGGGTTATTTAGTCTGGGGAGAATATCCTAACTGGGGATTAGAATTAAGTGAAGATGCACTGAATATTGCACTACCTGAATGGTTAGAAGTTGTCGAGAGAGATTTCAATCATCCATCCATTATCGGTTGGTGCCCTCTTAATGAGACAAGTAAAGAACAGACAAATAGTGTTGTAGAGAGCATATATAGCATTACAAAAATGATGGATACAACTCGTCCAGTTATTGATACCAGCGGTTATGTCCATGTAGCTACTGATATCTATGATGTGCACAACTATGAGCAAGATCCTACTATTTTTAAAGCTACTTATGATGTTCTCAAAAAAGGTGAGGTTCCAAACGACTTCAACCGCGATCCTTATTTACCATACGACTGCAAAATCCCTTACTTCGTAAGTGAGTATGGAGGCATCAAGTGGCATGTCGATTCAAAGGATAAGTACACTTATTTGATTGAAGATGGTACCGAGTGGGGATATGGTAATGCACCAAAAACAGAGGAGGAGTTCATCGATCGCTATAAAGGATTAACAGATGCCTTACTTGATAATCCTCATATGTTTGCTTTCTGCTATACACAGCTTTGTGATGTAGAACAAGAAGTGAATGGTCTTTATACCTATGACCGTCGACCAAAGTTTGATCCTGAAACTATCAAAACCATAAATTCTAGAAAAGCTGCTATTGAAGATTAA
- a CDS encoding aminopeptidase, whose product MLKKNLEKYADLAVKIGANVKKDQTVVINAAVTTYDLTRIIAKKCYEAGAKEVVVRYRDEEIQHQLLLHSPTEVLEHIPEWLINSILDYVKEGAAIINVASEDPGLLADVDPERFKLHNLALRKSSKEYMEYIMKGITCWTVVTYPNEAWAKKVFPDLSVDEAIEKLWDNIFSATRTSEENPIEAWNNHMGNLERRIDFLNEKAFDKLIYKAPGTDLEVKLPEGHLWIGGGQKSEDGHQFLPNIPTEEVFTTPHKYGVNGTLRSTMPLSYNGNLIEGFSFTFKDGKVVDFHAEKGYDVLKDMINTDEGASYLGEVALVPHDSPISNTGLIFYNTLYDENASCHFAVGSAYLLSVKGGPDMSEEEKDTNGINHSLTHVDFMVGSPDLDIIGITTSGEEVQIFKDGNWAF is encoded by the coding sequence ATGTTAAAAAAAAACTTAGAAAAGTACGCAGATTTAGCCGTTAAAATCGGGGCTAACGTAAAAAAGGATCAAACTGTGGTCATTAATGCAGCTGTTACAACTTATGACTTAACAAGAATTATTGCAAAAAAATGTTATGAAGCAGGAGCTAAAGAGGTCGTTGTTCGTTACCGTGATGAGGAAATACAACATCAGTTGCTTTTACATTCCCCAACAGAAGTATTAGAACACATACCTGAGTGGTTAATCAATAGTATATTGGACTATGTTAAGGAAGGTGCAGCCATTATTAATGTGGCATCTGAAGATCCTGGCTTACTCGCTGATGTAGACCCAGAACGTTTTAAGCTTCATAATTTAGCATTACGTAAGTCAAGTAAAGAATATATGGAATATATCATGAAAGGCATAACCTGCTGGACAGTTGTCACATATCCTAATGAAGCATGGGCTAAAAAAGTTTTTCCTGATCTTTCAGTTGATGAAGCTATCGAAAAACTTTGGGATAATATCTTTTCTGCTACTCGTACATCAGAGGAAAACCCTATTGAAGCTTGGAATAATCATATGGGTAACTTAGAAAGACGTATCGATTTTCTTAATGAAAAAGCCTTTGATAAACTTATCTATAAAGCACCAGGTACAGACTTGGAAGTTAAGTTACCAGAAGGTCACCTATGGATTGGTGGTGGTCAAAAGTCTGAAGATGGTCATCAGTTCTTACCTAATATACCTACTGAGGAAGTCTTTACTACTCCACATAAATATGGTGTTAATGGCACACTTCGTAGTACGATGCCATTAAGCTATAACGGGAACCTTATTGAAGGATTCAGCTTCACTTTTAAAGATGGTAAAGTTGTAGACTTTCATGCTGAAAAAGGTTATGATGTTTTAAAGGATATGATCAATACAGATGAAGGTGCTTCTTACTTAGGCGAAGTTGCATTGGTACCACATGACTCACCAATTAGTAATACAGGTCTAATTTTCTACAATACTTTATATGATGAAAATGCTTCTTGCCACTTTGCTGTAGGATCTGCTTACTTACTGAGTGTTAAGGGTGGTCCCGATATGAGCGAAGAAGAGAAAGATACTAATGGTATCAATCATAGTCTAACACATGTAGACTTTATGGTTGGTAGTCCAGATCTTGATATTATCGGTATAACAACTTCTGGTGAAGAAGTTCAGATCTTTAAAGATGGTAACTGGGCATTTTAA
- a CDS encoding TetR/AcrR family transcriptional regulator translates to MEGTIRLNQADRILDAAYNCISNKGYANISMRQIAKEAGVALSQLHYYFGSKKDLFSAITRKMTNKYLVEFETHLKKGNTPKESLNALIEHFKSMIIESPHLLRLLYDLTGLALWSDTFSQLLSELFNQLSTMIEEQVLDSQEEDAEYDAKTVARLILSSMIGMSIQVILTDDKESDMIKMLEATELILQ, encoded by the coding sequence ATGGAAGGTACAATAAGACTAAATCAAGCTGATAGGATTCTAGATGCAGCCTATAATTGCATTTCCAATAAAGGATATGCAAATATATCCATGCGTCAGATAGCTAAAGAGGCCGGGGTAGCTTTAAGTCAATTACATTACTATTTTGGGAGTAAGAAGGATTTATTCAGTGCTATTACCCGTAAAATGACTAATAAATATCTGGTGGAGTTTGAAACACATCTAAAAAAGGGGAATACACCAAAAGAATCATTGAATGCCCTTATAGAACATTTTAAAAGCATGATTATTGAAAGTCCTCATCTATTAAGGTTGCTTTATGACCTAACTGGGTTAGCTCTTTGGTCAGATACCTTTAGTCAACTTTTATCAGAGTTGTTCAATCAATTAAGTACAATGATTGAGGAACAAGTTTTGGATAGTCAGGAAGAAGATGCGGAGTATGATGCTAAGACTGTAGCACGGCTTATATTAAGTTCGATGATAGGTATGAGCATTCAAGTTATTCTTACAGACGATAAAGAATCAGATATGATTAAGATGTTAGAAGCAACAGAATTAATACTTCAATAG